A genome region from Mustelus asterias unplaced genomic scaffold, sMusAst1.hap1.1 HAP1_SCAFFOLD_3073, whole genome shotgun sequence includes the following:
- the prss16 gene encoding thymus-specific serine protease, producing the protein PVSILFALQRYWVNTDLWEQHRGPVFLFIGGEGALTEYSVLAGEHVDLARKYRALLVSLEHRYYGASINPDGLNDHNIQFLSSQQALADLATFHEFIEQRFNLTRNIRWICFGGSYPGSLSAWFRLKFPHLVFAAVASSAPVRAQLDFTGYDEVVSKSLSNPVVGGSLKCRSAVAQAFSRLDQILAGGNTSGLEADFRSCQKLQGNADRGEFAGNLADIVMGTVQYNNEMAGNNIANLCQVMTNQSLGSTYQRLMVLNKNYMDFMQLQCVDNSHQSALEQLRSIEVKPFGVGMRQWYYQTCNEFGYYQTCEDKSCPLSSWLTLRSQVDICGQVFGIDPGSVQGAVDFTNDFYGANHPAASRVIFVNGDIDPWHVLSVLKNQSRSELAVVINGTAHCANMNPVEEGDPPSLKQARQKVDDLVGAWLAKKHPYL; encoded by the exons CCAGTGTCCATTCTCTTTGCTCTGCAGAGGTACTGGGTCAACACTGACCTGTGGGAGCAACACCGGGGTCCTGTCTTCCTGTTTATTGGTGGAGAGGGAGCGCTGACAGAGTACTCTGTACTGGCAG GCGAGCATGTGGACCTAGCGCGGAAATACAGAGCCCTGCTGGTCTCGCTGGAACACCGCTATTACGGAGCCAGCATCAATCCCGATGGGCTGAACGATCACAACATCCAGTTCCTGTCCAGCCAACAAGC GCTAGCTGACCTAGCGACATTCCACGAGTTTATTGAACAACGCTTTAACCTGACCAGAAACATCCGCTGGATTTGCTTTGGTGGCTCCTACCCTGGCTCCCTCTCCGCGTGGTTTCGGCTGAAG TTCCCTCACTTGGTATTTGCTGCTGTTGCCTCATCTGCCCCTGTCCGGGCCCAACTGGATTTCACCGGTTATGATGAG GTGGTGTCGAAGAGTCTGTCAAACCCAGTGGTTGGGGGATCCTTGAAG TGCCGTTCCGCCGTGGCTCAGGCCTTCTCCCGGTTGGACCAGATTCTGGCTGGCGGCAACACCTCGGGACTGGAGGCTGATTTCCGGTCGTGCCAGAAGCTGCAGGGAAATGCCGACCGCGGAGAGTTTGCCGGGAACCTGGCCGACATCGTCATGGGAACCGTCCAATACAACAACGAGATGGCGGGCAACAACATCGCCAACCTGTGTCAGGTGATGACCAATCAGAGCCTTGGCTCCACCTACCAGAGGCTGATGGTCCTCAACAAG AACTACATGGACTTCATGCAGTTGCAATGTGTGGACAACTCCCACCAGAGCGCGCTCGAGCAGCTGAGGAGCATCGAGGTGAAACCGTTCGGAGTAGGGATGCGGCAGTGGTATTACCAGACCTGTAACGAGTTTGGTTATT ACCAGACGTGCGAGGACAAGagctgccccctctcctcctggcTGACGCTGCGATCTCAGGTGGACATCTGTGGCCAGGTGTTCGGTATTGACCCGGGAAGTGTACAGGGCGCCGTCGATTTTACCAACGATTTCTACGGCGCCAATCATCCTGCAGCCAGCCGCGTAATCTTCGTCAACG GTGACATTGATCCCTGGCACGTGCTCAGTGTGCTGAAGAACCAGTCCAGATCTGAACTGGCAGTGGTCATCAACGGCActgcccactgtgccaacatgaacCCCGTGGAGGAGGGAGACCCACCCTCGCTCAAAcaggccagacag